The following DNA comes from Palaemon carinicauda isolate YSFRI2023 chromosome 22, ASM3689809v2, whole genome shotgun sequence.
TTAGGTTCGTGATTCAAGTTCTGTCATTTTGAAATAGATCGTTCTGCTCTATAATTTTTCGAATACATTATTTGTATATAACAAATAATTACCATAACCTAGAGCCCAAAATTCAGTGGAAATACTGTAATATTGGAGTTATGAATATTTGATGTCCCAAATgaaataaaacttttctttaattttgattAGAATTCGAGTTTTTCTACTTCTAGTCTAAAGATGGCAGACACCTCCCTTTCTCCATTCATATATATGATTCCGTCCAGTTTGGAAATTGTCATAAAAATtacttatttgtaaatatatatggcaTGTATGATGTATAATTAGTTCCAATTAAGTGGGATATTCTtgtgtatttttaaataaaaaatacgtcATGGAAGGCCCCAGAAGTCAAGGATTGAAGAGTCTACATATTGTTTAAGTTCATGTCCAATAGCTGGCCATAGTAGTAGAGCATccaattgctaattatccccaacatccactcattataatatttattacttcATTTTTGTCGTTATTTGAGTGCAAAATTTATCGACAACTGatgaatgtgaaattaattttccttgttgtctggcaacaactcaattcttaggaaattacaatttCCTCTATAAatctcacagaaatatttcctaagCAAACaaccgttagttcaattacattgggGGGTAAATGCGGGTCGTCAGatagtgccacatgtactgaaatcggtgagagaatcaagtaattacccagttatttgatcatattttcaattatcttttcatgaaataaaaagataatggaTATGTTTCATTGCCTGACATGTATTGTTGGTAAAACCTACGTAGAATTTTTATTGCTACATCGCGAAAAGCATAATACCTCCCCCCACCCCTTTTCATCgtgacgagttttactttaccgccaatagatggcatcaggggcatCTTGTCTGAACTAATTTGGTGAATTATTTTACgagcacgtgtgtcaaaaaagtttggtaggaaggtagagggtagagaattggtagttggtaaattgtccaacaatcgtttccttattaggaatggatatttttatcagataatTATGTGAATTTCTTATATGCTTTAGGAAGCGACCTGAATTTGCttacaaagtatttattatttcctttcatcatcagaacacatggaaggTAAGTCATTTCCCCGTataagtgaccaagataacaatcatcagcatagttaaagtGGGTGGGACGAGTtttggacagcgctgccaaatgtgAATTCTTTGAGTGAaggatatcattattcattataaatTCGAATCATTTAAAGAGAAATAGTTGTATGCAAAAAGGCGCATGAGTaatgtgtaatttgatgttcttataatcagcgtattcATCTTTGAGAAATTctgtaatgaaaaggaaaatagtcaCATTCCTGTGTCTTCGCCACGCCTGACTGAGTTATGTCATCCACCTACGAATTTGTGTTTGTTCATAAGGTCGTTCCTGAGTGTAAATAGGTTATAAAACAAaccttatcattattttatcagtaaatgcatgcatgtcagtaaagctgttttttGTATAACATAGTTTAAAGGAATCCAATACGGATATATTACATATAACTTCAATGTTCCCTTCACTATCAATGGCCACGGTCTCCCTTTGTCAATGATAAGCTAATCAGGAATTTATATTATCAAAAAAATCATTTTGAaagatggttgagagagagagagagagagagagagagagagagagagagaggagagagagagagagagagagagagagaaaggccatCTATAAAACAGGGATGCTGGTGATCTCTGCAAATTTATCACAGGAGGCgaaatatacctaaaaaaaaaagaacaaatgttAATATATAgttgaagtgtggatgttgcatcaagattgtagatatatattataattatatgccaatatttttttttttttttttgcactaataTTGATtgcgatgtttttaaggaatttagtGCTGGAATATGATAGTTTGGAGGCACGGAAATTTAAGCATACATGCTTATAATGTGTGCGGGATTAAAGAGATTATAAATAAAGTCTCACTCTATACAAACGTTTATTTCAAAAGAAGGGTTATTCTTATAACAATATCAAAGTcattttaaatcattgccaataaatagCAAGAAAGTTTCCCTTATTTCACTTTTtggattcgatggaaaggttatcAAAGATTATATATTGTTAGATGTCAACAAGTACTGATGGAGATTTCTTTCAAAGTATTAAGAAACTTTTTCGAATCAATTATAAATACCCAATGATCGATAAAATTGGGAATAAAAGTTAGGCTGGTCCAAGCAGTCAAATGTTCATCCTTATTTCTATAGGGCATAAGTAGGAGTCCTTTCcttggcagaaatatttatcattaaagaaatttccctaagccTTTGAGATCCCAAGACAAAGCGGATTCGATATTACTGGGTAATTATGAATTTTTTgaaggacagatatatatatatatactgtatatatatatatatatatatatatatatatatatatatatatatatatatatatatatatatatatatatatatatatatatatactaagatatatatatatatatatatatatatatatatatatatatatggatatatataaattatatactgtatatatatatatatatatatatatatatatatatatatatatatatatatatacatatatatatatatatatatatatatatatatatatatatatatatatatatacatacatatatatttatataagtatatgtatatgtatatgtatatgtttatgtatatatatataaatatatatatatatatatatatatatatatatatatatatatatatatatatatttatatatatatatacatatatatatgtatatatatatgtatatgtatgtatatatatatatatatatatatatatatatatatatatatatttactgtatatatatatatatatatatatacatatatatatatatatatatatatatatatatacatatatatatatatatatatatatatatatatatatatatatatatacacacacacacatatatatatatatatatatatatatatatatatatatatatatatatatatatatatatataatattgaatatgTATCACCAACACTCGATTTTATTCAgcgtaaatatcaatcacaatggcatttgatatcgaactTTACCTTCGGAagtatatatccactgaaaattcttttatattatatgcTTCTGGCAGAGTAAGGATTCGATCCTTGGGACTGAAACGAAACAATACCTGTATGGATGACTATACCAagcgagctatcaagagaaatatagaTCATTTCAAGTTCACTGTACATATATCTTCCGAATTCAGGAATTTttccttagacttgaaatcaacccaccagAGCCATAACCCTCAGGGATATTTCAATCTTAAAACGCAAAGAGTTGTTTTCTAAGTTTTTAGTTTGGGTTCAAGATGCAGATGCAAAAGGTTAATACTGGCAcgaccatcagattaaatacttttcttattatagAAAGTGGGATTTTACATTCCatgatctctttttgtttaccCAAAGTTTCTAATCCCTTGCCTATAGTTCTTTTAATTCTCGTCTTATGTCCCTTGGAAATACTTAATGTTTGTcataaatagaaatattaattaataattattagagattggttcataacccttattcactatctctgcattttcattatgcattatcttagttttacacatatcaattttcatttcaatatttctGCTTTTTCTGTTCAAATCTTGTATCATATTTTGAATTTCTTCCGATggctcactaaatagaactatgcttTCTGCATATCTTACTTTGTTAAGGTATTATCTAATTATAGATATTCCTACATTTACCCAATCTTATAAAAATGCTCTTAAGTTCCTAGGAGAGATAGTGTCTCCGTCTTACTCCTTttgtcaatcggaattttctcacatcATTACGTATTTCTTGTATTGTTTTACCTCTTGTATGAATACATACACGTGTTCTAACTTAAGAATTATCTATTCCTTGTATATAGAGGGTTTTCATCACTGCTGAAGTTTCAACACAATAAAAAACTTAATCATAGtgttaatttttttccattatataGTTAATTACGTGGAtgtagtcagttgttgaatgcccattTCTGAAGCCTGTCTGACTTTTTTTCAGGTCTTTAGTGTTTCACTTTTTGTgacttagtataatgataaaggtttCCAAGCTGAAGAAGGTATAgagtattacacacacaaacacacaaacacacacatacacacataaacacacacacacacacatatatatatatatatatatatatatatatatatatatatatatatactgcatatatatatatatatatatatatatatatatatatatatatatatatatatatatatatatatatatatatatatatatatatgtatatatacatatatatatatatatatatatatatatatatatatatatatatatatatatatatatatatatgtgtgtgtgtgtgtgtgtgtgtgtatacgtataagtACAATATCCATTCTCTATCATTTATTATACTTAatcaatctcatcttaatttgttggacaaaaacttacggtctattaaatttcttattcctgatctagatattaatctctagcaccgtcgttcaatcagtgcattatgcatgttgcataaggtttttcataactttgaccatcctttacattcagatcttcctggacaattctatcctgttcgtaatactaggcaggcagataattttaatagaagttttattccagctgttaccaagttgtggaatgatcttcctaatcaggtagttgaatcagtagaacttaaaaagttcaaagttggagcaaatgcttttttgttgaccaggcggacgtgagtctttttatagtttatttatgacatatttgtttttgatgttgttaatagtttatatgtgacatgtctgttttgacgttgttacttttttttaaatgatttgttgttaatttattctcttcatttatttatttccttatttcctttcctcactgggctatttttccctgttggagcccctggacttatagcatcttgcttttccaactagggttgtagcttggataataataataataataataataataataataataataataataataatacaatcattaTACCCGagatataaacaatatttttaccCTCACTGCCACCTTAGACATTGTCAAAGGATTCACCGACTTAAAGGATCTCGGATTCCTGCGATTTTAAAACTATGGAATCTTATGTCCTTTTCCCCAGTGTCTCTGAAACTTTTTAATTTTTGAGAAGAAAAGCATAAAGTCCTCGGATTAGCTTTTAAGCCCAGTTTTATCGTCTTTGAAACAGCAAAAATATTTggttcaatctttattttttatcttggaaaATTCAAGAAAGATAAATTGGGTCCTGTGTCATTACTGCTcgacctcactctctctctctctctctctctctctctctctctctctctctctctctctctctctctctctctctctctctctctctgatttcaatgaattcatatatatatatatatatatatatatatatatatatatatatatatatatatatatatatatatatatatatatatatacatacatacatacatacatacatacatacatacatacgagaatctgctaaatttgttggagattgtttcgttatcataccatgattcatgtccatacattaacaccgatctctcAGAATTGATATCTAGTCTGATTTTTATTCGTAATTTTAGGCAATTTTAGTTCCAAATTAACTAGCCATTgtctgtattggaaatcataattcctaaatacttaaattttcTACCAAATTCATACTTTCTCCTTCAGATGAAATTTTAGCTTTCACTGCATCTGCCGTtgtcaccatctctgtctttcttctatttgttttGAGCATAGTCTCTTGTCATATTTCCTTAATTCGGGTAAGCAGATCttatggtgttcttctaataaggacagcatcattagcatattcTAAGGATGCTAATATCCCatgaccaatccagtccaatccttctccaccatctccaactgttctaagcaGTACAacatccatgaagaggataaacaccataggtgacaacacactcccttggagtactccgctgctcactggaaatttatttgataggactcaaaaaacttcaactttgcacttgctatgctcattaacagacttaatcaataATTTCTGTCTTTGGCTTCTTTCTATAGTATCCCATGTATGATTTGATATTcctagctttctccttgtaactgcatgttccaaaacttcactaccaagactgatgtatgttcttaacatcacaccaGTCTCCATTAATTCTCTTCTCTTCGTCCTTTAAAGTCTGTAATACTGCCAACCCATTCCTACATTCAAtgtcaaatgtttctctgtgcttataTCCTAAAAGCTCAATTTTATCAAACCTAGTTatcttatttacatttttgttgTGTAATTTCCGGTTTAATTTCAGTGAGGCATTGCGGGGCTGGTGAATGTAGGTCACTACATGTATCTGCACCTCTATTTAtcacatagattattattattattattattattattattactattattattattattattatcattattattattatcattattattattattctagttgaGTTGAAAGTAATAGCTGCATTGTCAGAGtttatttttttatccaatttttctattttccagataattctcttctctagagcgctgcaatcagccagcagacttgaaaaattcatcagtcaggtgaatgacaaaatcgggaagacttctcaagtatattctcacaaaatataagtaaaactttcGATACAAAATGGTAGAAACTATGACGCGTTTTGAGGataattccttcctcgtcttcaggtagagagtgaggtggatgctgcagtcaggGGGTATATATACCTAGGATCAGGATTACAGGTGAGGGGCCTCGGATTTTCATCTGGTGTCTGGTGTACGGCGAGCTCGGCCGGGATtgccagtctgtgacgtcatcaggagccctgaattttgattggcagaggcgcgctctgagccagccaggctgctctcctgCTCAGCAAACTGTCCCACGTGGCCGAGATCATTTCCTATTctggcgtcaaaattcggggtattttcgtggtttgaggtgtcttcattaggtcctctatgatgggggtttcttgatgtatcgaTACGGCAGCTTGATGGTAACAAAGACATCTCTTtagtcgtattaagggtgggtttatctcgctgtatcagtagagttTCTAGGATGCGTAAACATCGTCTATCTGGGGCGCCACCAATAATCTTGGTATTACTAACAATGTCAGCTCGATAAATATGGATGttgtgtctttgtagggcatgattctttatagacCCTTGCTgtgcgtggcaagaaattctcttggaaagacgcatagtcgtcttgccaatataattcccgggacaaccacggaaagggcattgatatgcatatataatattcgtcttctttaagaaatcctgctccgGTGgtgctgggttattcctcataataaggcttttcgtcttggttGTTTGGTAATATTTAATGAAATCCAATTTCTTGGTGTCTTCAGTTGggaatacattattcttgatgatttctttcattgccttctcgtcttgcaggtaattcggatacatatgtcctttataaaatagcttgatgttattgctactgtcgggtCTCTCGGCGGGGgcaggttcgtaccacttgtctactgctttcctgacttccttttggacgtgcttattggagaatccattgttgacaagtacttgggatattcggtccagttccttgtgtgtgttgcaccaggtggaacagtgcgacagggccctcctgacataagccttgatagTAGAACTCTTATattgggtggggcactcactgtctccattcaagcacatgcctaggtttgtgggtttggtatacaatgtggtccgaaatccattctccgtcgaggtgagtaggacatccaggaacgggaggcaattatcttggctgtgttcgagggtgaaacggagtacactatggtcctcaaacgtcctcctcaaagtctcgatttcatcacttaaTCCTGCCTTCACAAAGGTATcctctatgtacctaaagtacagaaaggggcattctacacgggagaacactctctcttctacaactcCCTTGTagaaattcgcgaataggactcccaggggtgaccccatcgctacaccatccttctgcaagtaggtatgccctcgatgggtagtaaagggggccctcttcgtgcAGATGGCTAGGAGGGTTCGAAGGGGTGGTTCAGAGATGTTCATGgttggtgtagagtcgtccctatagaccctatcggtgataaggtcgatggtttcgtccaTAGGCACGTTCGTGAATAAAGATTCTACATCCAttgatgcaataactccatcacacgtagagtccttaattttctcCAGGAATTCGGCGGATGCAGTTACACAGTAACGATTGgaaatgtagggcgtcaggatgacATTCAGTCGTTTGGcgagctggtaagtcggagtagggcattgacttataatagggcgtagggggttgccctgcttgtgggttttcacattgtcATACAGGTAGCCAGGctagaaatcccctgaaataactggcagGTGTATGGTATTGGTTGCTGcgttcacggcctcgatggttcgGTTAGCCTCCCTCTTGGTGTCTTcaatagggtttctagtgaggcgcacaaatttggaggaatcagccaggatgtcatcgagtttcttgtggtattcctctgtgtcgaTAAGTACAAAGGCAGCAGttttgtctgccctacgaacagtgacacgagcaacctgcttaagttccttggcaactaccttcatatcctgggtgacgataccactagtgtaacgacccctctcagtgagggcctcagcaagaagcaagggctggagggcatcagtagtccgcagggtgccacgatcttgaagggcgaggattgagtcgaGTAGCAGCTCGACCTTGAGGCGtgtatcagtgggccttggtctggtcatgtagtggcagttgaggcccatcttgagggtTTGTTcttgtgcaggagtcggggtataccccgagatattgatgtactcttggcgttcctgtggtatacgatgTTTGCCACCGttgatgacaacccagaattcgaccctacccgccaacagagagaggacgaggacatcaggggtggcctgaactaccctgacaacatcacccatgccctccgaatccttaagaagagagacatgcagaagaggacccgcaccatccttaagaaattgatcaacctcaactaTAAGTTTCCAGGCAGGATGCATATCTGGAAAGTTACTATGCATCATTTTGGTTCTGAGAAATTACTAAAATTTCAACTAATTTTCAAGGAACTTCAGAAACTACCTTGGAATGTAAACTACTTTTCCTGTAACTTCAACTAATAGATAGGCTACATAACAAACTTGTGCAATAGCTCTTAGAATGATCaccaaatattatttaaaaaaaaaaaaaaaaaaaaaaaaaataagatgaaacaaTTTCGGGATAATGTTAAATGAGGATGTAATTTGATGATATTTGAGTATCTTGAATAACAAAGGAAACGTAATGTGAGTTCGGTTATGACATATAGAAAGCTCAAGTTAACCTTATTATTGCCCAGCAAGACTAATTCAATATCGTCTTACTTACCTTTTAGTTTCTGTTGATATTCCTTCTCCGAAACTAACAATATCTTCAACAAGATTCAGTAACATGAAATTTGAGTTAATATTGTTGTCTCTGTTGATGCTAATCTTTACTTCCCTGGAGATATTAGCAAACATCCCTGCTATGCAATCAGTCTTGTGCAAACAAGACTAATTCATTGATCTTCTTTGGTGAAACCAACGCTGACTTACAAAGACAAGCGGATATTACAGTTGCTGGATGTTCTACCAAAGACATGAAATGCCTGAAACATGTTTTGAGTGAGATATGAAATTGTCGCTGATTTTGTATCACatgaaaaaattaatgtaaataatgaataatattaccaGTCTCCATTTGGTACTTGGTATTGAGATTATAGGAAGCTTATTCAAATTTTCTGGAAGACATGCAAGTTTCCTCAGATATTTGAAAGATCACAGAcattgtattcattattttttttttttttcatgtagcggATACCATAAGAGTGGCAGCATTTGTTTAtgatttttcattatgtttttatgTACTCTACATCTAATTAATGGTAGATTAACTTGAAATCACAACCATCGTTGATAATACCAATTGTCAAGTAATTGCTATTTGTTTCTAGATATACctctcatattatttttttttagctaatcGAATTTGAAAATGTATATTCAACTGAtcaatgagttattattattattattattattattattattattattattattattattattattattattattattattattattattatttcaaaaataataattgctTCCTTAGTTGCATTTATTTTGCAACTGAGCTTCTCAATGGctcggattttttttatttcattagtgCTGCATGCTGCCAGTAACTATGCTATGTTGGACTTCAGTAAGGGCAAATAAAATGCATAGATTAAGTGCTATAGTTTTACTATGAAAATGAACTGTCAAAATAGGTATTCAAGATTAGCTGCGGCACGTTATGCGAGGTTACTGGGTTGCTCCTCTTACTTTCAGTTAATGTCTGGATGGATGTGGACAGGGCTAACTCTATTTAAATAGTATGGTTGGTTTATAAAGTAAGGCGCTGGTCTTTCGTTCCTTCCTTTTAGATTGCCATGTTGTATGCTAAATACGGGCTCTTGCATTATCCGCCTGTAAGAACACCGGTTGCTGATTACTCCTCATGGGAGGAGTCCATACTCAATATGACACTGCAGTGCTCTTCCACTGGAAGAGGCACTTGCCGAGAGTTGGTGTGTCTCAGTCCGGCTGCTTCTCCACTCACAGTAGTCAAAGCTGGAAGGAATCTGGGTCTGAGCTGTTCTGGGTGGGCCTCCCTGTGTGGTGCGCTGATTGGCCAACATGCTGCCTGAGCCGGGCTTAGAGACATCCAAGCTATGCTACCATCCACATTCCAG
Coding sequences within:
- the LOC137615966 gene encoding uncharacterized protein produces the protein MFANISREVKISINRDNNINSNFMLLNLVEDIVSFGEGISTETKRVVQATPDVLVLSLLAGRVEFWVVINGGKHRIPQERQEYINISGYTPTPAQEQTLKMGLNCHYMTRPRPTDTRLKDMKVVAKELKQVARVTVRRADKTAAFVLIDTEEYHKKLDDILADSSKFVRLTRNPIEDTKREANRTIEAVNAATNTIHLPLAKRLNVILTPYISNRYCVTASAEFLEKIKDSTCDGVIASMDVESLFTNVPMDETIDLITDRVYRDDSTPTMNISEPPLRTLLAICTKRAPFTTHRGHTYLQKDGVAMGSPLGVLFANFYKGVVEERVFSRVECPFLYFRYIEDTFVKAGLSDEIETLRRTFEDHSHVQKEVRKAVDKWYEPAPAERPDSSNNIKLFYKGHMYPNYLQDEKAMKEIIKNNVFPTEDTKKLDFIKYYQTTKTKSLIMRNNPAPPEQDFLKKTNIIYAYQCPFRGCPGNYIGKTTMRLSKRISCHAQQGSIKNHALQRHNIHIYRADIVSNTKIIGGAPDRRCLRILETLLIQRDKPTLNTTKEMSLLPSSCRIDTSRNPHHRGPNEDTSNHENTPNFDARIGNDLGHVGQFAEQESSLAGSERASANQNSGLLMTSQTGNPGRARRTPDTR